In Pararge aegeria chromosome 5, ilParAegt1.1, whole genome shotgun sequence, one DNA window encodes the following:
- the LOC120624085 gene encoding LIM domain only protein 3-like isoform X1, translating into MIRDPPAMHKTDNTNSQQEDKYALSGGVANPGSTRLCAQCGKVITERFLLKAMERFWHEDCLKCGCCDCRLGEVGSKLYYKADLMLCKRDYLRLFGATGNCVACNKVIPAFEMVMRAKSFVYHLECFACQQCNHRFCVGDRFYLCDNKILCEYDYEERLVFASMAANPSGLAHIRRQVSGLQSPSSGYVGGASGCVAAGPVGPLVDKDNGGCAGADDASSGYGSPPDPDVCDAAR; encoded by the exons GTCAACAAGAAGATAAATATGCGCTTAGCGGCGGTGTCGCCAACCCTGGCAGCACGCGGCTCTGCGCGCAGTGTGGGAAAGTCATCACGGAGCGGTTCCTGCTCAAGGCGATGGAACGCTTCTGGCACGAAGACTGTCTTAAATGCGGATGCTGCGACTGCCGGCTAGGAGAAGTTGGCTCCAAGTTGTATTACAAAGCAGACCTAATGCTTTGTAAAAGAGACTATCTTAG GTTATTTGGCGCAACGGGCAACTGTGTGGCGTGCAACAAAGTCATTCCCGCCTTCGAAATGGTGATGCGAGCGAAGAGTTTTGTTTACCACTTGGAATGCTTTGCTTGTCAACAGTGCAATCACAG GTTCTGTGTGGGCGACAGATTCTATCTCTGCGACAACAAGATACTTTGCGAGTATGATTACGAGGAGAGGCTGGTTTTTGCCAGCATGGCAGCCAACCCCAGTGGCCTAGCGCACATCAGACGACAAGTTAGTGGATTAcag TCGCCGAGCAGTGGTTATGTGGGTGGAGCGAGTGGCTGTGTGGCCGCGGGACCCGTGGGACCTCTAGTAGACAAAGACAATGGTGGATGCGCCGGCGCAGACGACGCGTCTAGCGGCTACGGCAGCCCACCCGACCCAGATGTGTGCGATGCTGCGCGATGA
- the LOC120624085 gene encoding LIM domain only protein 3-like isoform X2: MIRDPPAMHKTDNTNSQQEDKYALSGGVANPGSTRLCAQCGKVITERFLLKAMERFWHEDCLKCGCCDCRLGEVGSKLYYKADLMLCKRDYLRLFGATGNCVACNKVIPAFEMVMRAKSFVYHLECFACQQCNHRFCVGDRFYLCDNKILCEYDYEERLVFASMAANPSGLAHIRRQSPSSGYVGGASGCVAAGPVGPLVDKDNGGCAGADDASSGYGSPPDPDVCDAAR, translated from the exons GTCAACAAGAAGATAAATATGCGCTTAGCGGCGGTGTCGCCAACCCTGGCAGCACGCGGCTCTGCGCGCAGTGTGGGAAAGTCATCACGGAGCGGTTCCTGCTCAAGGCGATGGAACGCTTCTGGCACGAAGACTGTCTTAAATGCGGATGCTGCGACTGCCGGCTAGGAGAAGTTGGCTCCAAGTTGTATTACAAAGCAGACCTAATGCTTTGTAAAAGAGACTATCTTAG GTTATTTGGCGCAACGGGCAACTGTGTGGCGTGCAACAAAGTCATTCCCGCCTTCGAAATGGTGATGCGAGCGAAGAGTTTTGTTTACCACTTGGAATGCTTTGCTTGTCAACAGTGCAATCACAG GTTCTGTGTGGGCGACAGATTCTATCTCTGCGACAACAAGATACTTTGCGAGTATGATTACGAGGAGAGGCTGGTTTTTGCCAGCATGGCAGCCAACCCCAGTGGCCTAGCGCACATCAGACGACAA TCGCCGAGCAGTGGTTATGTGGGTGGAGCGAGTGGCTGTGTGGCCGCGGGACCCGTGGGACCTCTAGTAGACAAAGACAATGGTGGATGCGCCGGCGCAGACGACGCGTCTAGCGGCTACGGCAGCCCACCCGACCCAGATGTGTGCGATGCTGCGCGATGA